A DNA window from Methanocorpusculum sp. contains the following coding sequences:
- a CDS encoding ATP-grasp domain-containing protein, which produces MIILEKPYVSDYLLKYLASNKIPVLANEYAVSNTRGNTLNFIRTKEAVKRYHDGERLYTVSENALDWIYTNLPDGELVHKISILKDKATFRKTVSDLYPDLFFEEVTLDQLRSGDHTKIPYPVILKPSVGFFSVGVYALFNEDDLRTAVSDIEANIQKWAADFPETVIGSKFLLEQYIRGTEYAIDAYYDTEGKPVILNILTHRFASECDVRDRIYYTSAEIMQEYLQPFTRFLERINTQLRITDFPMHIEVRVTEDDIIPIEFNPLRFAGSCSTDIAYFAYGINTVDCYLNQIKPDFDDIIGKKLGKIYSMILLDKGGKEIDSDRFNYGKLYTEFEHVLDVRKVEAPEMGLFAFLFTETSVVNEQELDKALVSDFSEYLF; this is translated from the coding sequence ATGATAATTTTGGAAAAACCATATGTTTCCGACTATCTGCTTAAATATCTTGCATCAAATAAAATTCCAGTACTTGCAAACGAGTATGCAGTTTCCAATACCAGAGGGAATACCCTTAATTTCATACGTACAAAAGAGGCGGTAAAGAGATATCATGACGGCGAACGGCTCTATACCGTTTCTGAAAACGCCCTCGATTGGATATATACGAATCTGCCGGACGGCGAACTTGTCCATAAGATCAGCATACTGAAAGACAAAGCAACATTTCGTAAAACGGTATCCGATCTCTATCCCGATCTGTTTTTTGAAGAAGTCACACTGGATCAACTTCGAAGCGGCGATCATACAAAGATTCCTTATCCGGTCATTCTGAAACCATCCGTCGGATTTTTCAGTGTCGGGGTCTATGCGCTGTTCAATGAAGATGATTTGAGAACTGCAGTATCCGACATTGAGGCAAATATACAAAAATGGGCGGCTGATTTCCCGGAAACGGTCATCGGTTCAAAATTCCTTCTTGAACAATATATCAGAGGCACGGAATATGCAATCGACGCGTATTACGATACTGAAGGAAAACCGGTCATACTGAATATCCTGACCCACAGGTTTGCATCCGAATGCGATGTCAGAGACAGAATATATTATACGTCTGCTGAAATCATGCAGGAGTATCTTCAGCCGTTTACCCGGTTCCTTGAACGCATCAATACACAATTACGTATAACGGATTTTCCGATGCATATCGAGGTCAGAGTTACCGAAGACGATATTATCCCAATAGAATTCAACCCGCTGAGGTTCGCCGGTTCCTGTTCTACAGATATAGCGTATTTTGCTTACGGCATAAACACAGTAGACTGCTATCTGAATCAGATCAAACCTGATTTTGATGATATTATCGGTAAAAAACTTGGGAAGATATACAGCATGATCCTGCTCGACAAGGGCGGAAAAGAGATAGACAGTGACAGATTCAACTACGGTAAACTCTATACTGAGTTTGAACATGTTCTTGACGTCCGCAAGGTTGAAGCCCCGGAAATGGGATTGTTCGCTTTCCTGTTTACAGAAACAAGCGTCGTTAATGAGCAGGAACTTGACAAGGCGTTGGTATCTGACTTTTCGGAGTACCTATTCTGA